A single genomic interval of Halichondria panicea chromosome 2, odHalPani1.1, whole genome shotgun sequence harbors:
- the LOC135331414 gene encoding ras GTPase-activating protein 4-like, protein MGLRPNNTYLVEDIKIVEKVPYETFRKPHCFQIGSKEEVMYFCAGSEEHCQLWINAFIKAAFEMRENKREPSYHNGAFGHTMHNRWSCCKQKDRNAEGCESSTACSAHVELQDEDTVSLESLEFNKGIDYKPGLLDAATDRHYSIQSAESGYGQSPAISRQGTAVSDSGDQVSKRVSTSLQMDSRDSGLPTSAIMIITEEDLPIRAASKHSHSSDSTSK, encoded by the exons ATGGGTCTTAGGCCCAACAATACATATTTGGTTGAAGACATCAAAATAGTGGAGAAAGTGCCTTATGAAACTTTTCGAAAACCACATTGCTTTCAG ATCGGAAGTAAGGAAGAGGTCATGTACTTCTGTGCTGGGTCTGAGGAACATTGTCAACTCTGGATCAATGCATTTATTAAAG CTGCTTTTGAAATGAGAGAGAACAAACGAGAGCCATCATACCACAACGGTGCTTTTGGACACACTATGCACAACCGCTGGAGCTGTTGCAAACAGAAGGACAGAAATGCTGAAGGGTGTGAGAGCAGCACGGCTTGTTCTGCCCATGTGGAACTTCAAGATGAAGATACCGTATCTCTAGAGAG CCTCGAGTTCAATAAAGGAATCGATTATAAGCCTGGTCTACTTGATGCCGCCACTGACCGACACTATTCAATTCAGAGTGCAG AAAGTGGGTATGGACAATCACCAG ctattagtCGCCAAGGCACTGCAGTCTCAGATAGTGGTGATCAAGTTTCTAAGAGGGTATCGACTAGTCTACAAATGGATTCCAGGGATTCTGGACTTCCA ACTTCAGCCATCATGATAATTACTGAAGAGGACCTACCGATACGT GCTGCAAGCAAGCACTCTCATTCAAGTGATTCGACTTCAAAGTAG